The genomic window CCAGGGTGCGAATCGACTGCTGCGGACGATACGCCTCGGCTGACTCTCCCAGCACGATGAGGCGTCGTGCCCGGATCTCCTCGGCGAACCGAGGGGCCACAATCTCTCGCCACTGCCAGGGGTGCACCGCCAGGCGCACGTAATCTCGCGGGTCACAGCCCTGGCGTCGCATCTCGGCATCGAACGTCGCGCACATGTCACCCAGATCGTCGTCGAGCCAGGCATCGGCGTTGATCTCCGAGACGTGCGTTCGGGCGCTGCCTGCGTGGTGTGCGGCGAGCCAGATCACGCGCACCCGCGGCGCGAACTCCGGGCTGAACGCGGCATTGTCGACAAGGTCGAAGCCGACGCGGGACTTGTAGCCCGGATGGTAGGGGTGGCCGTCGGGCAGGCGGCTCTCGATCTCGTCATAGGCGAGGCCTCGCAGCGCCCCCTTGTCGCGGCGCCAGTGGGCCGACATGGCGTCTTTGAGCAGCGTCTCGTCGAGCTCGCCCGCGAAGCGCGCCAAAAGGTCGTCTGGGGCGCGATGCAGCGGCTGCAGTTCGGCGAGCATGCGGGCGGGAGATTCGGCCTCCGATCCGTTGCGCATCACGATGCCGTCGATGCGGATGCGATCGAATGCGAACGCTTGTCGCACACGGAATGTGTAGGTGGCCTCGCCGTGCAGCCGGGCCATCCCGTCTGCGTCGATCTCCGGGTGCACGATCTTCTCGTACACCATCGATTCGAGAAGCTGTCGGAAGAGCCGCCGACGCACATCGAGGAACGTCTCCGCGATGAGGGATTCCTGTAGCAGGGAATGGGGGGTCATGGGTTCACGCTCCTGAGCGGATTGGGGATCTGGACGTAGCGCGGCCGCTCGCCGAGGTCGAGCAGCCGACTCGTGAGGTTGGCCTTGGCGGGAAGGGTGGGGGCCTGGAGCAGGCGGTTGCAGGCGGTCGCCCATGCGCCGCCTCGGCAGGCCAGGCGCTGCATCGCGTCGCTCACCACGGCCCAGAGCGCACGCTCTGGGGTCGCGGTA from Pseudomonadota bacterium includes these protein-coding regions:
- a CDS encoding siderophore biosynthesis protein; this encodes MTPHSLLQESLIAETFLDVRRRLFRQLLESMVYEKIVHPEIDADGMARLHGEATYTFRVRQAFAFDRIRIDGIVMRNGSEAESPARMLAELQPLHRAPDDLLARFAGELDETLLKDAMSAHWRRDKGALRGLAYDEIESRLPDGHPYHPGYKSRVGFDLVDNAAFSPEFAPRVRVIWLAAHHAGSARTHVSEINADAWLDDDLGDMCATFDAEMRRQGCDPRDYVRLAVHPWQWREIVAPRFAEEIRARRLIVLGESAEAYRPQQSIRTL